Below is a window of Nocardioides sp. S-1144 DNA.
CCCGCCTCGCGCTCGAACGGGTCTGCGCCCTCGTCGGGCTCGACGTCGACGACGTGGCCCTGCGCACGCCGTCCCCGCTGGAGTTCCTGCGCCAGCTGCGGGTGGCGGAGTCGAGCGAGTCGCCGGCCGCGGCGTCGCTCACCACGGCCGCGACCGTCGGCCCCGGCGGCCCGGAGGCGGTGCTGGCCCGGCTGTCCGAGGCGGTGGGCCTGCCGCTCACCCACGGGGTGCTCTCGATGCCGCCCGGGCTGCGTCTCCTAGGCTGAGGGGCATGTCGCAGGAGCCCACGCCGGCCGCCCTCAGCGCCGAGGACACCAAGCTCGTCACCCTGGCGCGGGCCACGCGGGCCCGCACGCAGGCGGCCGAGGGCGCCGCCGTCCGCGACCTCGACGGGCGCACCTACGCCGCCGCCACGGTCGAGCTCGACGCCCTCCGGCTCAGCGCCGTGCAGGGCTGCGTCGCGATGGCCGTGGCCGCCGGGGCGCGCGGGCTGGCCGCCGTCGTCGTCCTCGGCGAGGCCACCGAGCTCACCTCGCCCGACCGGGCCGTCCTCGACGAGTACGCCGGCCGCGACGTCGTGGTCCACCTCGGTGACGCCCGGGGCGCGATCCTCCCCTAGCCGGGGGATCACCGGCGGCCCCGCCGGCTACGGCCCGCCCAGCGGGTTGATGCCGTTCCTGCGGCCGCGGAAGGCGAGGTGGAGCAGGTCGGTCATCTCGAAGAGGTCACCGCGCCCGAGCGTCGGACGGAACGACGGGTCGCGCACGATCGAGCTCCGGCTGCCCTCCATCGCGCGGTGCATCGTCTCGGCCACCAGGCGGGCGCCGACACCGGTCATCCGCCCGCCGTTCACCTCGGCCTCGCGCAGCACGTAGAACCACAGCGGGGTCCGCGCCACGACGGCGTCCTTCTCGGACGCCGTCAGCGACGCCAGCGACGCGCCGCCGGCTCCGTCGAGCAGCTGCCCGCGGGTCAGGGCCGGCACGGGCACCCCGCGGGCGGCGAGGAGCTCGACCATCTGCTGGCCGCTGGCCAGGCGGAGCATCGAGGAGCGGGTCAGGTTGCGGAAGGCGAGGTTGCGGCTGACGTCGTCGAACGGCGTCCCGGCCGGCCCGCCGAACGTGCCGGGCGGCAGGTTCTTGAGCGGGTCGGTCAGCAGGGTGTCGAG
It encodes the following:
- a CDS encoding cytidine/deoxycytidylate deaminase family protein, which produces MSQEPTPAALSAEDTKLVTLARATRARTQAAEGAAVRDLDGRTYAAATVELDALRLSAVQGCVAMAVAAGARGLAAVVVLGEATELTSPDRAVLDEYAGRDVVVHLGDARGAILP